One Solanum lycopersicum chromosome 2, SLM_r2.1 genomic region harbors:
- the LOC104645967 gene encoding uncharacterized protein encodes MIEVVNYVVGSSSSVPAPTNFDAGSPLYIHPSDSTCSVLVPVPFDGVVKNKLRFINGECMKPSPQSPDYRQLERSDAMVTSWILNSLSKDITESDRYDQTNGAKLYQIQKEINDLNQGILDITSYYTRMKKLWEELTTLSAKSICSCTCTCGAKETMHKAEQDRRLIQFLMGLNEVYTIIRGNMLMMNPLTSMGQAFALLVQEEKQREFKPNNQFSADSYSSLNVSSSSSRNSGGPSGVRGFQINYANSNVRTRPYGDHCKRVGHTKDGCYKIHGYPSRPNANSGPNNQPYNNYPPRNQYNQNQNSNPSQYKGHKGKGTVANVHGDLLEKGESSAQSGPAGALSQEQYHHLVSML; translated from the exons ATGATTGAAGTTGTGAATTACGTTGTTGGGTCCTCATCCTCTGTTCCAGCTCCCACCAATTTTGATGCTGGAAGCCCACTATACATCCACCCCTCTGACAGCACATGTTCAGTGCTTGTTCCTGTACCATTTGATGGTGTTG TAAAGAACAAGTTAAGGTTTATCAATGGAGAATGCATGAAACCAAGCCCACAATCTCCTGATTATCGTCAATTGGAGAGATCTGATGCCATGGTTACCTCCTGGATACTGAATTCCTTAAGCAAGGACATTACAGAAAGT GATCGATATGATCAGACCAATGGCGCTAAGCTGTATCAAATTCAAAAGGAAATTAATGACCTCAATCAAGGTATTCTGGACATCACCTCCTACTACACAAGAATGAAGAAACTCTGGGAAGAACTCACCACACTAAGTGCTAAGAGTATTTGTAGTTGTACTTGTACATGTGGTGCTAAAGAGACAATGCATAAGGCTGAGCAGGATAGACGACTCATTCAGTTTCTCATGGGTCTTAATGAGGTTTATACCATCATTCGAGGAAACATGCTGATGATGAACCCTTTAACTTCTATGGGACAAGCTTTTGCTCTTTTGgttcaagaagaaaaacaaagagagTTCAAACCAAACAATCAATTTTCTGCAGACTCTTATTCTTCCCTGAATGTTAGTTCCAGTTCTTCACGAAACTCTGGAGGTCCTTCAGGTGTGCGAGGTTTCCAAATCAACTATGCCAACAGTAATGTAAGGACAAGGCCTTATGGTGATCATTGTAAAAGAGTTGGACACACAAAGGACGGGTGCTACAAGATCCATGGATATCCTAGCAGACCAAATGCCAATTCAGGACCTAATAACCAGCCTTACAATAACTATCCACCAAGAAATCAATACAACCAGAATCAAAACTCTAATCCTTCCCAGTATAAAGGGCACAAAGGTAAAGGTACTGTAGCAAATGTTCATGGAGATCTGCTAGAGAAGGGTGAATCTAGCGCTCAGAGCGGTCCTGCAGGTGCTTTGTCTCAGGAACAATATCATCATTTGGTCAGCATGTTGTAG